AATTCTTGAATCTATTTGTTGGAACTCTGGAGTCATTTTTACTGTGGGGGTTTCCACCTTCTGAACTTGTCACATTATATGTGTTGTAACATAAAATCTGTTTCCATCTTCTGTATTTCCTTGAAACAGGTAGCTAGATGTTAGTCAGGGATTCTTAAATGTCTTTCGTATCGGGACACATTTATACGTGTAAAATTTATTGAGGATCCTGAAAACTTATCACTCATCTGAGTCATTGATAGTACTAGATGTTAcaacaggaattttaaaaaatgtttaccaaCTCCTTTTGATAACTTTTGAAGACACTTCAACACAATACACATATGTAAATAGCCAGTTTATCTGTCAGCTTGTTTTTCATGTAAAGAAGACATTAGAGGAAAACAATGAATAATACCTCATTTTAACAATGCTTTTCCTCAATACAATCACTGAACTTCAGTATGCAGATTCCCGTTTGGTTACACAGAATAGTAAAGATGTGTGTTCAAGGACTGAACTTCACTAATATTAACCATATCCATTGCTTCCTCAAGTTCAAGTGCATGTTTAAGTGAAAGTTTCTTTTCTTAGCTTCTTCCAAGTGCATGGCTATAAGGACCCAGGTTAATGACTCTACCTTCATTAAAACTGAAGCACCAGGACATTTAATAACCAATTCTTTGGCTCTGTCATTGAAAATGTCAACACAGTAGAAACAATAAACAGCATCATAttctaataatgaaaatgaagactACAAAACCCTCTGAAAGAGCTTTGAAAACCCCTGAGCATGTGatcaaaatctgaggatgctACTCCAAGAACAAACTGCCAGCCCACAATTACAGTGAACCAGGAGAGCTTCCCAGTCCTACCACACAGAGGCAGCAGGAAGGAAAGTCCATTCAGCTACTGTTCCTGAGAGCCTTGCTGGACAATTTACCTACAAGATTAACTACagatttgccgcagtctggctgggcacaaaatcacgagccactcaagcaggaacaaactttattttttgaaactgccgccaatgccctgtAAGTTCCCGGGAAGATTGCTGATCTATGCACGCGGCCCTTTCTCTCGGATCCCTGGAACCCAAAAGGAAgttcctcctccggaattccctcctaccgcacttccccaaccaatgggaactctccaggagtcccatagcaggccgaggtggacagcaggagtccaatatccatatgaatccagatcttaacataatcatatcatctcaatggcttgctggcatcacctttcaaccaaaaatgccatgcatcatatgaCTTGGCGGTGGCTCTTAGCACAGATTCTAAGCCATTACTTCTTACCTGggtttaaattctttctttgccTTCAGCAACTTCATGCTCACCAATACTTCCAATTGTTAACCCTAACCCACCCAATTCATACTTATTAATCTGTATTATATATTACTAGGCAGGTATAAAGAAATGTGCATATATGCCCACAAGAACTACTTCTTCCTGGTTGATCCAAAAGGTACTGCTgatattcattttccttcaacATCCAAGGCCATAACATTTGCAACACTGTGTAACAGCATAATCTGTACCACAGGGTTGCATTCATTCTCTTGAGTTTCTCAGAATGGGATATCtgggagagggtggggaaagTTCAAACTTCACCTGCCCTGGAGATAGAGCTGGCCTGCTAACTGGAAGCAGGTAACAGCTGTGCTGATTCCCAAGCTTTGCCAGGAAGATTTTCCTCCCCCTGATGGGAATCTCTTGAATCAATGCCAAGCCCTACCATGAGCCCTGCCTGCACACACATTTCACCCCCTCCTTTCAATGCCCCTCCCTCAGATCCTCTTATAAAAGTCCAGCCTTCCCTGCCCTGACAAAGCATTCCAGTTTCCTGCAAGACAGGTAAGTGGGAGCCTAAAGGAGCTGAGGCTGAAAGAAGCTGAGGCTGAGCCCTGCAGGGGTTTGACTTCACACATCACTAGAGGGTGGAGGGGGTCCCAGTCCTCAGAGAACATAGGAGTTCAGAGACTAAGCAAAGGCTGGCCAGGGAGCTCTCAGGAAGACCAGAGAATACAGATTTCCCAGTTCATGCCAGGTCCATGGAAGGGCATGGATAGCACTCAGATCAACACATCTGGACAGGATTAGACCAAAAAAAGGCAAGACACAGTGGGGTCTCTGCATGTCTTCTGCCTGAGCACATTTCCTACAGTGAGCTGATTGTCTCCTCACTCACAGACATGATGCTGACTCCCATGGCCCTGCCCAGCATGTCCTGGATGCTGCTTTCCTGCCTCATGCTCCTGTCTCAGGTGCAAGGTAAGATTTCTCTGCCTCTAGCCCAGGGATTTCTGTGAGCATTGAGATCCAGGAAGAGGAAGGCTCCTTTATGGGGGAAGGTGAGGTGTGCCCACACTCTGGGAAATTGCCTGCTGTCCCTCCATCACCCTCCCTTGCATCAGTTAACAGTGGTGGGAGGCCAGAGTATGCATCCTCAATGGAATGAGGTGGCTCCCTGCTTTGTCAGAAATTTCTAATTTATGTGAGTGGGTTAAAGAGGGAAAGTGGGAAAGGGCCATAATGCAGTGTAAGGAACAATGAAAGATTAGAAAACCCAGTGTGGGAACTGTCAGCTCAGGCTGGGAGGAGTCGTGGACTATTGAGTAAGGGGAAAGGGTAAAATGAGAGGTGGTGCTGCCCAACATGGCTGGGCCTTGTGAGAATGCTGATTCCTGAAAGCATGAGCAGAGCTGAGAGGTGGTGAGGATTGTGGTTTCCCTCCCAGAAGGAGACCTCATAGACATTCCCTACGttaccctccccaccccaatcTCCATTCTTCATTTGATCCCATCCCTCTGTATCTCCCTCTACCCAGGTGAAGACACTCAGGAGGAACAGGCCTCTCCACGCATCAGGTGTCCCAAAGGCTCCAAGGCCTATGCCTCCTACTGCTATGCCTTATTTACCACACCAAAATCCTGGATAGATGCAGATGTGAGTGCTGAATGGGTGACAGGGGAAAGGCCACATGTATCCCAGGGGCAGGATCTCCAACTTCCACAGTTCCTGGGACGAGAATGAACACCCTTGCCAATGCTATTTATCCCACCAAACTCTTCCCTGTTTTTCTCTAGCGAGATCTCAGGCTCCCTCTTATTTTCTTGCTTCCCAACCATGCAGTTGGCCTGCCAGAAGCGGTCTGAAGGACACCTTGCGTCTGTGCTCAGTGGGGCTGAAGCCTCCTTTGTGTCCTCCTTGGTCAAGAGCGTTGCGAACAGCTACTCATATGTCTGGATTGGGCTCCATGATCCCACGCTTGTGAGTTCAATACTCTTTTTGGTTACATCTCAAGTGGCTATTGTCACCCAGGCCTTCTCTCTATGCCTGCCCAGGAGGAACCTGAGGGGACTTAGAGCTCAGATTCTGGGTGATATTTCGAGCAAAGGGAAATCCTTGAGGCCATGTTAAGACCTAAGTTATGTGGGGTTCCCTAGATAATCCGATGATG
The sequence above is a segment of the Marmota flaviventris isolate mMarFla1 chromosome 14, mMarFla1.hap1, whole genome shotgun sequence genome. Coding sequences within it:
- the LOC114099510 gene encoding regenerating islet-derived protein 3-alpha-like; the protein is MMLTPMALPSMSWMLLSCLMLLSQVQGEDTQEEQASPRIRCPKGSKAYASYCYALFTTPKSWIDADLACQKRSEGHLASVLSGAEASFVSSLVKSVANSYSYVWIGLHDPTLGQEPNGAGWEWSSTDVLNYANWERNPSTASDRGYCGGVSRSSGFLRWRDYNCNIELPYVCKFKG